One region of Camelina sativa cultivar DH55 chromosome 6, Cs, whole genome shotgun sequence genomic DNA includes:
- the LOC104792515 gene encoding ecotropic viral integration site 5 protein homolog isoform X1, which translates to MLLSLVSKRSLEVDSRDAYGFALRPQHVKRYQEYLSIYTEEETERAEKWKIFLDRQDSAADPCSSEEEFQDTLPTDDDSDFGEESASKEDSRNDKHDSGSCKSGGLEVQHVEKDSTETVGELSKEKELAEEAHVVDEHQYLREKSLRRNSESVKDEDEGFESEKENESSVESESVRDVDERFESEKEKESSVESESVRDVDERFESEKEKESSVESESDEEKKSQSVKESIDYVHIQQENEAEKLVEEADKCGLDDEKAQKETKSRSVIEWAHIRPCLASIEAMMCSRVKNVKSMQNKQKTIVEDHASSIHKSLASIEESEQNSGENDRDSEASTSRSHSIKEEEHDAQGSVSPEPFSPWYEELEVLVRLGVPKDLRGEVWQAFVGVKARRVERYYQDLLAQITNSDESSSDVQRKWKKQIEKDIPRTFPGHPALNENGRDSLRRILLAYACHNPSVGYCQAMNFFAGLLLLLMPEENAFWTLVGIIDDYFDGYYIEEMIESQVDQLVFEELMRERFPKLGSFSHLIFKFLFIYIFPPYTEQCDRFFYSNNPPDAVNHLDYLGVQVAWISGPWFLSIFVNIIPWECVLRMWDVLLFEGNRVVLFRTAFALMELYGPAIVATKDAGDAITSLQSFASSTFDSSQLVLTACMGYMSTNEARLEELRKIHRPAVLEIVEERLQKGRVWKDKKGLASKLYSFKHEGSILDEQKPTQRTDGDDESRSPSCSLILDGANVDSEVDSLPDLQEQVVWMKVELCRLLEEKRSAVMRADELEVALMEMVKEDNRLELSAKIEKLEKEVRELKQVLSDKKEQETAMLQVLMKVEQDQKLTEDARISAEQDAAAQRYAVHVLQEKNEKLATQLAQMEKKLVTAESTLEATLQYESGQNKALSSPRFPRPAPESPKKRTGFLSFGLGWRDRNKAKQPEESNSDNTSNATSEVKSPSKDSVSGQESNVSKESKTEDLLNPETRR; encoded by the exons ATGTTGTTATCTTTGGTGAGCAAACGCTCACTGGAGGTAGATTCCAG GGACGCCTATGGATTTGCCTTGAGACCTCAACACGTTAAGAGATATCAAGAATACCTTAGCATTTATACA gaggaagagacagagagagctGAGAAATGGAAGATTTTTCTTGACCGTCAAGACAGCGCCGCTGATCCTTGTTCCTCAGAAGAGGAGTTTCAGGATACATTACCGACTGATGATGACTCTGACTTTGGAGAGGAGAGTGCTTCAAAGGAGGATTCAAGAAATGACAAACATGATTCTGGTTCTTGTAAATCTGGTGGTTTAGAAGTGCAACATGTTGAAAAAGATAGTACTGAAACAGTTGGTGAGCTTTCAAAAGAGAAGGAGCTAGCTGAGGAGGCACATGTTGTTGACGAGCACCAATATTTGAGGGAGAAGAGTCTTAGAAGAAACAGTGAATCTGTAAAAGATGAGGATGAGGGATTTGAATCTGAGAAAGAGAATGAGTCTTCAGTTGAAAGTGAATCTGTGAGAGATGTGGATGAGCGATTTGAAtctgagaaagagaaggagtcTTCAGTTGAAAGTGAATCTGTGAGAGATGTGGATGAGCGATTTGAAtctgagaaagagaaggagtcTTCAGTTGAAAGTGAAtctgatgaagagaaaaaatcTCAGTCAGTAAAAGAATCCATTGATTATGTACACATTCAACAAGAGAATGAGGCAGAAAAGCTTGTGGAAGAAGCAGATAAATGTGGATTGGATGATGAAAAagcacaaaaagaaacaaagtccCGTTCAGTTATCGAATGGGCTCATATTAGACCTTGTCTTGCGTCTATTGAGGCTATGATGTGTTCTCGTGTTAAGAATGTAAAGTCTATGCAAAACAAGCAGAAGACTATAGTTGAGGACCATGCTTCATCGATACACAAATCgttagcttccattgaagaatCTGAACAAAACTCTGGGGAGAATGACCGTGACAGTGAGGCTTCCACAAGTAGATCCCATTcgataaaagaagaagaacatgatgCTCAGGGTAGTGTTTCTCCAGAGCCATTTTCCCCTTGGTATGAAGAACTTGAGGTACTTGTTCGTTTGGGAGTGCCAAAGGATCTCAGAGGGGAG GTCTGGCAAGCCTTTGTAGGTGTAAAAGCAAGACGAGTTGAGAGGTACTATCAGGATTTGTTGGCCCAAATAACTAACTCTGATGAAAGCTCATCTGACGTCCAAAGAAAGtggaaaaaacaaattgaaaag GATATACCTCGGACATTCCCAGGCCACCCTGCTTTGAATGAAAATGGTCGAGATTCCTTAAGGCGGATACTTCTAGCTTATGCTTGTCACAACCCATCCGTTGGGTACTGTCAG GCTATGAACTTTTTTGCTGGACTGTTGCTTCTATTGATGCCAGAGGAAAATGCATTTTG GACTTTGGTTGGGATTATTGATGATTATTTTGATGGCTACTATATAGAAGAGATGATAGAATCTCAG GTTGATCAACTAGTCTTTGAAGAGTTGATGCGAGAAAGATTTCCAAAACTCGGTTCGTTTTCTCATCTTATATTCAAGttcctctttatatatatatttccaccTTATACAGAGCAATGTGATCGTTTCTTCTATTCCAATAATCCTCCTGATGCAGTTAATCATCTGGATTACTTGGGAGTGCAGGTAGCTTGGATCTCTGGGCCATGGTTTCTAtctatttttgtcaacattatTCCCTGGGAATGTG tTCTGCGGATGTGGGATGTGCTTCTCTTTGAAGGAAACCGTGTAGTGTTGTTTCGAACAGCATTTGCTTTAATGGAACTATATG GTCCTGCAATAGTGGCTACAAAAGATGCAGGAGATGCTATTACTTCACTACAAAGCTTCGCTAGTTCAACATTTGATAGCAGTCAACTTGTTTTGACTGCATGTATGGGTTATATGTCGACGAATGAAGCTAGACTAGAGGAGCTGAGGAAAATACATAGACCTGCGGTACTAGAGATTGTCGAGGAAAGATTACAGAAGGGTCGAGTCTGGAAGGATAAAAAAGGATTGGCTTCTaagttatatagttttaaacatGAAGGCTCTATACTAGATGAACAAAAGCCTACTCAAAGGactgatggtgatgatgaatcTCGTTCGCCTAGTTGTTCTCTGATTCTTGATGGCGCAAATGTTGATTCCGAAGTAGACTCTTTACcagatcttcaagaacag GTGGTATGGATGAAGGTTGAACTATGCAGACTGTTGGAGGAGAAAAGATCAGCTGTGATGAG AGCTGATGAACTAGAGGTAGCTTTGATGGAGATGGTCAAAGAAGATAACAGATTGGAATTAAGTGCAAAG ATTGAAAAACTTGAAAAGGAAGTGAGAGAACTAAAACAAGTTCTTTCTgacaagaaagaacaagaaacgGCAATGCTTCAG GTCTTAATGAAAGTTGAACAAGACCAAAAGCTTACAGAAGATGCTCGGATAAGTGCAGAGCAGGATGCAGCTGCACAAAGATATGCAGTACATGTGCTTCAG gaaaaaaatgagaagcTTGCAACTCAACTAGCTCAGATGGAGAAGAAACTAGTTACAGCAGAATCAACTCTCGAAGCTACTTTGCAATATGAATCAGGTCAAAATAAAGCATTATCATCTCCAAG GTTTCCTCGTCCTGCACCGGAGAGCCCTAAAAAGAGGACAGGCTTCCTATCATTTGGGCTAGGCTGGCGTGACAGGAACAAG gCAAAACAGCCTGAAGAATCAAATAGTGATAACACTAGTAATGCAACATCTGAAGTCAAATCTCCATCAAAAGATAGTGTTTCAGGGCAGGAAAGCAATGTatcaaaagaaagcaaaaccgAAGATCTTCTAAATCCTGAGACAAGACGTTAA
- the LOC104792515 gene encoding ecotropic viral integration site 5 protein homolog isoform X3, with protein MLLSLVSKRSLEVDSRDAYGFALRPQHVKRYQEYLSIYTEEETERAEKWKIFLDRQDSAADPCSSEEEFQDTLPTDDDSDFGEESASKEDSRNDKHDSGSCKSGGLEVQHVEKDSTETVGELSKEKELAEEAHVVDEHQYLREKSLRRNSESVKDEDEGFESEKENESSVESESVRDVDERFESEKEKESSVESESVRDVDERFESEKEKESSVESESDEEKKSQSVKESIDYVHIQQENEAEKLVEEADKCGLDDEKAQKETKSRSVIEWAHIRPCLASIEAMMCSRVKNVKSMQNKQKTIVEDHASSIHKSLASIEESEQNSGENDRDSEASTSRSHSIKEEEHDAQGSVSPEPFSPWYEELEVLVRLGVPKDLRGEVWQAFVGVKARRVERYYQDLLAQITNSDESSSDVQRKWKKQIEKDIPRTFPGHPALNENGRDSLRRILLAYACHNPSVGYCQAMNFFAGLLLLLMPEENAFWTLVGIIDDYFDGYYIEEMIESQVDQLVFEELMRERFPKLVNHLDYLGVQVAWISGPWFLSIFVNIIPWECVLRMWDVLLFEGNRVVLFRTAFALMELYGPAIVATKDAGDAITSLQSFASSTFDSSQLVLTACMGYMSTNEARLEELRKIHRPAVLEIVEERLQKGRVWKDKKGLASKLYSFKHEGSILDEQKPTQRTDGDDESRSPSCSLILDGANVDSEVDSLPDLQEQVVWMKVELCRLLEEKRSAVMRADELEVALMEMVKEDNRLELSAKIEKLEKEVRELKQVLSDKKEQETAMLQVLMKVEQDQKLTEDARISAEQDAAAQRYAVHVLQEKNEKLATQLAQMEKKLVTAESTLEATLQYESGQNKALSSPRFPRPAPESPKKRTGFLSFGLGWRDRNKAKQPEESNSDNTSNATSEVKSPSKDSVSGQESNVSKESKTEDLLNPETRR; from the exons ATGTTGTTATCTTTGGTGAGCAAACGCTCACTGGAGGTAGATTCCAG GGACGCCTATGGATTTGCCTTGAGACCTCAACACGTTAAGAGATATCAAGAATACCTTAGCATTTATACA gaggaagagacagagagagctGAGAAATGGAAGATTTTTCTTGACCGTCAAGACAGCGCCGCTGATCCTTGTTCCTCAGAAGAGGAGTTTCAGGATACATTACCGACTGATGATGACTCTGACTTTGGAGAGGAGAGTGCTTCAAAGGAGGATTCAAGAAATGACAAACATGATTCTGGTTCTTGTAAATCTGGTGGTTTAGAAGTGCAACATGTTGAAAAAGATAGTACTGAAACAGTTGGTGAGCTTTCAAAAGAGAAGGAGCTAGCTGAGGAGGCACATGTTGTTGACGAGCACCAATATTTGAGGGAGAAGAGTCTTAGAAGAAACAGTGAATCTGTAAAAGATGAGGATGAGGGATTTGAATCTGAGAAAGAGAATGAGTCTTCAGTTGAAAGTGAATCTGTGAGAGATGTGGATGAGCGATTTGAAtctgagaaagagaaggagtcTTCAGTTGAAAGTGAATCTGTGAGAGATGTGGATGAGCGATTTGAAtctgagaaagagaaggagtcTTCAGTTGAAAGTGAAtctgatgaagagaaaaaatcTCAGTCAGTAAAAGAATCCATTGATTATGTACACATTCAACAAGAGAATGAGGCAGAAAAGCTTGTGGAAGAAGCAGATAAATGTGGATTGGATGATGAAAAagcacaaaaagaaacaaagtccCGTTCAGTTATCGAATGGGCTCATATTAGACCTTGTCTTGCGTCTATTGAGGCTATGATGTGTTCTCGTGTTAAGAATGTAAAGTCTATGCAAAACAAGCAGAAGACTATAGTTGAGGACCATGCTTCATCGATACACAAATCgttagcttccattgaagaatCTGAACAAAACTCTGGGGAGAATGACCGTGACAGTGAGGCTTCCACAAGTAGATCCCATTcgataaaagaagaagaacatgatgCTCAGGGTAGTGTTTCTCCAGAGCCATTTTCCCCTTGGTATGAAGAACTTGAGGTACTTGTTCGTTTGGGAGTGCCAAAGGATCTCAGAGGGGAG GTCTGGCAAGCCTTTGTAGGTGTAAAAGCAAGACGAGTTGAGAGGTACTATCAGGATTTGTTGGCCCAAATAACTAACTCTGATGAAAGCTCATCTGACGTCCAAAGAAAGtggaaaaaacaaattgaaaag GATATACCTCGGACATTCCCAGGCCACCCTGCTTTGAATGAAAATGGTCGAGATTCCTTAAGGCGGATACTTCTAGCTTATGCTTGTCACAACCCATCCGTTGGGTACTGTCAG GCTATGAACTTTTTTGCTGGACTGTTGCTTCTATTGATGCCAGAGGAAAATGCATTTTG GACTTTGGTTGGGATTATTGATGATTATTTTGATGGCTACTATATAGAAGAGATGATAGAATCTCAG GTTGATCAACTAGTCTTTGAAGAGTTGATGCGAGAAAGATTTCCAAAACTCG TTAATCATCTGGATTACTTGGGAGTGCAGGTAGCTTGGATCTCTGGGCCATGGTTTCTAtctatttttgtcaacattatTCCCTGGGAATGTG tTCTGCGGATGTGGGATGTGCTTCTCTTTGAAGGAAACCGTGTAGTGTTGTTTCGAACAGCATTTGCTTTAATGGAACTATATG GTCCTGCAATAGTGGCTACAAAAGATGCAGGAGATGCTATTACTTCACTACAAAGCTTCGCTAGTTCAACATTTGATAGCAGTCAACTTGTTTTGACTGCATGTATGGGTTATATGTCGACGAATGAAGCTAGACTAGAGGAGCTGAGGAAAATACATAGACCTGCGGTACTAGAGATTGTCGAGGAAAGATTACAGAAGGGTCGAGTCTGGAAGGATAAAAAAGGATTGGCTTCTaagttatatagttttaaacatGAAGGCTCTATACTAGATGAACAAAAGCCTACTCAAAGGactgatggtgatgatgaatcTCGTTCGCCTAGTTGTTCTCTGATTCTTGATGGCGCAAATGTTGATTCCGAAGTAGACTCTTTACcagatcttcaagaacag GTGGTATGGATGAAGGTTGAACTATGCAGACTGTTGGAGGAGAAAAGATCAGCTGTGATGAG AGCTGATGAACTAGAGGTAGCTTTGATGGAGATGGTCAAAGAAGATAACAGATTGGAATTAAGTGCAAAG ATTGAAAAACTTGAAAAGGAAGTGAGAGAACTAAAACAAGTTCTTTCTgacaagaaagaacaagaaacgGCAATGCTTCAG GTCTTAATGAAAGTTGAACAAGACCAAAAGCTTACAGAAGATGCTCGGATAAGTGCAGAGCAGGATGCAGCTGCACAAAGATATGCAGTACATGTGCTTCAG gaaaaaaatgagaagcTTGCAACTCAACTAGCTCAGATGGAGAAGAAACTAGTTACAGCAGAATCAACTCTCGAAGCTACTTTGCAATATGAATCAGGTCAAAATAAAGCATTATCATCTCCAAG GTTTCCTCGTCCTGCACCGGAGAGCCCTAAAAAGAGGACAGGCTTCCTATCATTTGGGCTAGGCTGGCGTGACAGGAACAAG gCAAAACAGCCTGAAGAATCAAATAGTGATAACACTAGTAATGCAACATCTGAAGTCAAATCTCCATCAAAAGATAGTGTTTCAGGGCAGGAAAGCAATGTatcaaaagaaagcaaaaccgAAGATCTTCTAAATCCTGAGACAAGACGTTAA
- the LOC104792515 gene encoding ecotropic viral integration site 5 protein homolog isoform X4: MTEKHLFVVHNYLRDRDAYGFALRPQHVKRYQEYLSIYTEEETERAEKWKIFLDRQDSAADPCSSEEEFQDTLPTDDDSDFGEESASKEDSRNDKHDSGSCKSGGLEVQHVEKDSTETVGELSKEKELAEEAHVVDEHQYLREKSLRRNSESVKDEDEGFESEKENESSVESESVRDVDERFESEKEKESSVESESVRDVDERFESEKEKESSVESESDEEKKSQSVKESIDYVHIQQENEAEKLVEEADKCGLDDEKAQKETKSRSVIEWAHIRPCLASIEAMMCSRVKNVKSMQNKQKTIVEDHASSIHKSLASIEESEQNSGENDRDSEASTSRSHSIKEEEHDAQGSVSPEPFSPWYEELEVLVRLGVPKDLRGEVWQAFVGVKARRVERYYQDLLAQITNSDESSSDVQRKWKKQIEKDIPRTFPGHPALNENGRDSLRRILLAYACHNPSVGYCQAMNFFAGLLLLLMPEENAFWTLVGIIDDYFDGYYIEEMIESQVDQLVFEELMRERFPKLVNHLDYLGVQVAWISGPWFLSIFVNIIPWECVLRMWDVLLFEGNRVVLFRTAFALMELYGPAIVATKDAGDAITSLQSFASSTFDSSQLVLTACMGYMSTNEARLEELRKIHRPAVLEIVEERLQKGRVWKDKKGLASKLYSFKHEGSILDEQKPTQRTDGDDESRSPSCSLILDGANVDSEVDSLPDLQEQVVWMKVELCRLLEEKRSAVMRADELEVALMEMVKEDNRLELSAKIEKLEKEVRELKQVLSDKKEQETAMLQVLMKVEQDQKLTEDARISAEQDAAAQRYAVHVLQEKNEKLATQLAQMEKKLVTAESTLEATLQYESGQNKALSSPRFPRPAPESPKKRTGFLSFGLGWRDRNKAKQPEESNSDNTSNATSEVKSPSKDSVSGQESNVSKESKTEDLLNPETRR, encoded by the exons ATGACGGAGAAACACTTGTTTGTCGTCCACAACTATCTAAGAGACag GGACGCCTATGGATTTGCCTTGAGACCTCAACACGTTAAGAGATATCAAGAATACCTTAGCATTTATACA gaggaagagacagagagagctGAGAAATGGAAGATTTTTCTTGACCGTCAAGACAGCGCCGCTGATCCTTGTTCCTCAGAAGAGGAGTTTCAGGATACATTACCGACTGATGATGACTCTGACTTTGGAGAGGAGAGTGCTTCAAAGGAGGATTCAAGAAATGACAAACATGATTCTGGTTCTTGTAAATCTGGTGGTTTAGAAGTGCAACATGTTGAAAAAGATAGTACTGAAACAGTTGGTGAGCTTTCAAAAGAGAAGGAGCTAGCTGAGGAGGCACATGTTGTTGACGAGCACCAATATTTGAGGGAGAAGAGTCTTAGAAGAAACAGTGAATCTGTAAAAGATGAGGATGAGGGATTTGAATCTGAGAAAGAGAATGAGTCTTCAGTTGAAAGTGAATCTGTGAGAGATGTGGATGAGCGATTTGAAtctgagaaagagaaggagtcTTCAGTTGAAAGTGAATCTGTGAGAGATGTGGATGAGCGATTTGAAtctgagaaagagaaggagtcTTCAGTTGAAAGTGAAtctgatgaagagaaaaaatcTCAGTCAGTAAAAGAATCCATTGATTATGTACACATTCAACAAGAGAATGAGGCAGAAAAGCTTGTGGAAGAAGCAGATAAATGTGGATTGGATGATGAAAAagcacaaaaagaaacaaagtccCGTTCAGTTATCGAATGGGCTCATATTAGACCTTGTCTTGCGTCTATTGAGGCTATGATGTGTTCTCGTGTTAAGAATGTAAAGTCTATGCAAAACAAGCAGAAGACTATAGTTGAGGACCATGCTTCATCGATACACAAATCgttagcttccattgaagaatCTGAACAAAACTCTGGGGAGAATGACCGTGACAGTGAGGCTTCCACAAGTAGATCCCATTcgataaaagaagaagaacatgatgCTCAGGGTAGTGTTTCTCCAGAGCCATTTTCCCCTTGGTATGAAGAACTTGAGGTACTTGTTCGTTTGGGAGTGCCAAAGGATCTCAGAGGGGAG GTCTGGCAAGCCTTTGTAGGTGTAAAAGCAAGACGAGTTGAGAGGTACTATCAGGATTTGTTGGCCCAAATAACTAACTCTGATGAAAGCTCATCTGACGTCCAAAGAAAGtggaaaaaacaaattgaaaag GATATACCTCGGACATTCCCAGGCCACCCTGCTTTGAATGAAAATGGTCGAGATTCCTTAAGGCGGATACTTCTAGCTTATGCTTGTCACAACCCATCCGTTGGGTACTGTCAG GCTATGAACTTTTTTGCTGGACTGTTGCTTCTATTGATGCCAGAGGAAAATGCATTTTG GACTTTGGTTGGGATTATTGATGATTATTTTGATGGCTACTATATAGAAGAGATGATAGAATCTCAG GTTGATCAACTAGTCTTTGAAGAGTTGATGCGAGAAAGATTTCCAAAACTCG TTAATCATCTGGATTACTTGGGAGTGCAGGTAGCTTGGATCTCTGGGCCATGGTTTCTAtctatttttgtcaacattatTCCCTGGGAATGTG tTCTGCGGATGTGGGATGTGCTTCTCTTTGAAGGAAACCGTGTAGTGTTGTTTCGAACAGCATTTGCTTTAATGGAACTATATG GTCCTGCAATAGTGGCTACAAAAGATGCAGGAGATGCTATTACTTCACTACAAAGCTTCGCTAGTTCAACATTTGATAGCAGTCAACTTGTTTTGACTGCATGTATGGGTTATATGTCGACGAATGAAGCTAGACTAGAGGAGCTGAGGAAAATACATAGACCTGCGGTACTAGAGATTGTCGAGGAAAGATTACAGAAGGGTCGAGTCTGGAAGGATAAAAAAGGATTGGCTTCTaagttatatagttttaaacatGAAGGCTCTATACTAGATGAACAAAAGCCTACTCAAAGGactgatggtgatgatgaatcTCGTTCGCCTAGTTGTTCTCTGATTCTTGATGGCGCAAATGTTGATTCCGAAGTAGACTCTTTACcagatcttcaagaacag GTGGTATGGATGAAGGTTGAACTATGCAGACTGTTGGAGGAGAAAAGATCAGCTGTGATGAG AGCTGATGAACTAGAGGTAGCTTTGATGGAGATGGTCAAAGAAGATAACAGATTGGAATTAAGTGCAAAG ATTGAAAAACTTGAAAAGGAAGTGAGAGAACTAAAACAAGTTCTTTCTgacaagaaagaacaagaaacgGCAATGCTTCAG GTCTTAATGAAAGTTGAACAAGACCAAAAGCTTACAGAAGATGCTCGGATAAGTGCAGAGCAGGATGCAGCTGCACAAAGATATGCAGTACATGTGCTTCAG gaaaaaaatgagaagcTTGCAACTCAACTAGCTCAGATGGAGAAGAAACTAGTTACAGCAGAATCAACTCTCGAAGCTACTTTGCAATATGAATCAGGTCAAAATAAAGCATTATCATCTCCAAG GTTTCCTCGTCCTGCACCGGAGAGCCCTAAAAAGAGGACAGGCTTCCTATCATTTGGGCTAGGCTGGCGTGACAGGAACAAG gCAAAACAGCCTGAAGAATCAAATAGTGATAACACTAGTAATGCAACATCTGAAGTCAAATCTCCATCAAAAGATAGTGTTTCAGGGCAGGAAAGCAATGTatcaaaagaaagcaaaaccgAAGATCTTCTAAATCCTGAGACAAGACGTTAA